The Emcibacteraceae bacterium genome contains a region encoding:
- a CDS encoding TonB-dependent receptor, with product MVIVNQANAQDSIDDNSDEVITVTASRSQKSAKAIPSTITLVGEDELENQLSISNDLFSAIGNLVPSLSPSIQKLTSSGESFRGRKPLYLIDGVPQSNPLRDGSRSSYTIDPFMISRVEVIHGSNAIQGLGATGGIINYVTREANDDGSLEQRAGFQLTSDDDFHSNGFGYKGFYSVGQKVDKFDFYFAGSYHKRGISYDGNDNIVGIYSVQGDLQDSKQYDLYGKVGYEITDTGKLSLMVNRFNLKASGNYVTVNGNKALGIPTSGLKGVEPGTPPINKALTSSLTYDDTDFAGGTFSASIYFQDFSALYGGSISATFQDPAIPPFGTLYEQSRNTSQKIGARTTYNLQNVAGSGVNLITGVDWLNDKTFQELYITKRNWVPETKFNNIAPFIQLDREIVPDLTLSGGVRLEYAKLSADDYETLAGNTRNDPVNPYQILTVEGGSQSFTEPLFNVGLVFDATDEITFFSSYSQGFTMPDVGRVLRAVSTPGVMVANLLDLEPVISDNLEFGVSYTDDIFDTKFSYFISKSDLGSRLSPNSDGIFSVNREKTRIKGFEIALSAQVNDYFKIGGNYSNIEGHYDSDGDNVIDTRLPSINISPDTVNLYVQADLQNGLTARLQSSHYLDREFDITDSSTAGNFDGYTLVDFSLTYQSEIGKISLGIENLLDEYYITYNSQTYSFATDNRYFSGIGRTFTLGYMVDF from the coding sequence ATGGTGATAGTAAATCAGGCAAATGCACAAGACAGTATCGACGATAATTCAGATGAAGTGATTACTGTTACAGCTTCACGCAGTCAAAAAAGCGCAAAAGCCATTCCCAGTACCATTACACTCGTTGGTGAAGACGAGCTGGAAAACCAATTAAGCATTTCCAATGATTTGTTTTCAGCAATTGGCAATCTGGTTCCCAGCCTGTCTCCGAGTATTCAGAAACTGACCAGTTCCGGTGAAAGTTTTCGTGGCCGTAAACCACTTTATTTGATTGATGGTGTACCACAAAGCAACCCGTTACGTGATGGCTCCCGCTCAAGCTATACGATTGACCCGTTTATGATCAGCCGTGTGGAAGTCATCCATGGTTCAAACGCCATTCAGGGACTTGGGGCCACGGGCGGCATCATCAATTATGTCACTCGCGAAGCAAATGATGACGGATCACTGGAACAAAGAGCCGGTTTTCAATTAACCTCAGATGATGATTTTCATTCAAACGGTTTCGGTTATAAGGGTTTTTATTCGGTCGGACAAAAAGTTGATAAGTTTGATTTTTATTTTGCCGGATCCTATCACAAAAGAGGGATCAGCTATGATGGAAATGATAACATAGTCGGTATTTATTCGGTTCAGGGTGATTTACAGGACTCAAAGCAATATGACTTATACGGTAAAGTCGGTTATGAAATAACTGATACCGGTAAATTATCGCTAATGGTGAACCGCTTTAATCTGAAAGCATCCGGAAATTATGTGACCGTAAACGGTAATAAAGCCCTGGGTATTCCAACTTCGGGACTGAAAGGGGTTGAACCAGGAACACCGCCGATAAACAAAGCACTTACTTCCTCGCTGACTTACGATGATACAGACTTTGCTGGCGGCACGTTTTCTGCCAGCATTTATTTCCAGGATTTCTCGGCACTCTATGGTGGCAGTATTTCAGCAACATTCCAGGATCCTGCTATTCCACCATTCGGCACCCTTTATGAGCAGTCCCGAAATACGTCACAAAAAATCGGTGCACGAACCACATATAACCTTCAGAATGTTGCAGGTAGTGGCGTCAATTTAATTACCGGTGTTGACTGGCTTAATGATAAAACATTCCAGGAACTATATATTACTAAGCGCAACTGGGTACCGGAAACAAAATTCAACAATATAGCCCCCTTTATCCAGCTTGACCGTGAAATCGTTCCTGACCTAACGCTCAGTGGCGGCGTCCGTCTTGAATATGCAAAGCTTTCCGCCGATGATTATGAAACATTAGCTGGTAATACCCGTAATGATCCTGTTAACCCTTATCAAATACTCACTGTTGAAGGAGGGTCGCAATCTTTTACTGAGCCATTGTTCAATGTCGGTCTGGTTTTTGATGCAACGGATGAAATCACCTTCTTCAGTTCCTATTCTCAAGGCTTCACCATGCCTGATGTCGGCCGCGTTCTACGCGCAGTAAGCACCCCAGGCGTCATGGTGGCAAATCTTCTCGATCTTGAGCCGGTCATTTCAGATAATCTTGAATTTGGTGTAAGTTATACCGACGACATTTTTGACACAAAATTCAGCTATTTTATTTCAAAATCTGATCTGGGCTCACGCTTGAGCCCAAACAGTGACGGCATTTTCTCGGTCAACCGTGAAAAAACGCGCATCAAGGGTTTTGAAATCGCACTTAGTGCACAGGTCAATGATTACTTCAAAATTGGTGGAAATTATTCCAACATTGAAGGTCATTATGACAGTGACGGCGACAATGTGATTGATACAAGGCTACCTTCAATAAATATCAGCCCTGATACAGTAAATTTATATGTTCAGGCCGATCTCCAGAACGGCTTAACAGCAAGACTTCAGTCAAGCCATTATCTGGACCGTGAATTTGATATTACTGATTCCAGCACTGCCGGTAATTTTGACGGATATACATTGGTGGACTTTAGCCTGACCTATCAAAGTGAGATCGGTAAAATCAGCCTTGGCATCGAAAATCTGTTGGATGAATATTATATAACCTACAATTCACAGACCTATTCATTTGCAACTGATAACCGTTATTTCAGTGGCATAGGCAGAACATTTACATTGGGATATATGGTGGACTTCTAA
- a CDS encoding multidrug effflux MFS transporter, with product MAKRVNLLNRNEFICIMAMLMSITALSVDSMIPALGQMTKDLNVINANDIQLVISAIFFGIAFGVVIYGPFADSYGRKKAIYVGVSIFLLGTLIAIFSTSLNMMLLGRVIQGFGSASCRVVSLAIIRDKYEGREMAKIMSLIIMVFIMVPALAPLIGQTILLFAGWQAIFWFIFFFAVAGVTWMHFRQRETLAIENVRSFSFKPILYGMIETVKHPISLGYTFASGTMFGAFVSYLSSAQQIMQVQYNLGELFPIYFGILAIAYGISSYINSKLVARFTIEQVCFFFLVLQSSLSLTFLIVSIFSGGNLTFELFYFYQMANFFCLGCLFGNFSSMALQPFGHMAGLATSVITSIQTLLAVLVGGSIARLYDGTVQPMIAGFFLCGAVTLFIFLKLRNQSLKQKSE from the coding sequence ATGGCAAAGAGAGTAAATCTCCTTAATCGAAATGAATTTATCTGCATAATGGCTATGCTAATGTCGATTACGGCCCTGTCTGTTGATTCTATGATTCCTGCACTAGGGCAGATGACAAAAGACCTTAATGTTATAAATGCAAATGATATTCAGCTTGTCATATCCGCGATATTTTTCGGAATAGCTTTTGGCGTCGTAATTTATGGTCCGTTTGCCGACAGTTATGGTCGGAAGAAGGCTATTTATGTTGGTGTTTCCATTTTTCTGCTTGGTACTTTGATTGCTATTTTTTCCACAAGTTTGAATATGATGCTACTCGGGCGCGTGATCCAGGGCTTTGGTTCTGCGTCATGCCGGGTGGTCAGCCTTGCCATTATCCGTGATAAATATGAAGGCCGGGAAATGGCAAAAATTATGTCACTCATCATTATGGTCTTCATTATGGTCCCTGCCCTTGCCCCTCTCATCGGTCAGACCATATTACTGTTCGCCGGATGGCAGGCTATATTCTGGTTTATCTTTTTCTTTGCCGTTGCAGGTGTCACATGGATGCATTTTAGACAACGAGAAACTTTGGCTATTGAGAATGTCAGGTCATTCTCATTTAAGCCTATACTCTATGGTATGATTGAAACGGTGAAACATCCCATTTCATTAGGCTATACATTTGCGTCAGGAACCATGTTTGGTGCTTTCGTTTCATATTTAAGTTCGGCACAGCAGATTATGCAGGTGCAATATAATCTTGGTGAACTGTTCCCGATATATTTTGGAATTCTTGCTATTGCATATGGAATTTCGTCTTATATTAACTCAAAACTGGTTGCCAGATTTACGATAGAGCAAGTGTGTTTTTTCTTTCTTGTTCTTCAATCATCCCTTTCACTGACTTTTCTCATTGTGAGCATTTTTTCAGGTGGAAACCTTACATTTGAGCTGTTTTATTTTTACCAGATGGCTAATTTTTTCTGTCTTGGATGTCTGTTCGGCAATTTCAGCAGCATGGCCCTACAACCTTTTGGTCATATGGCAGGATTGGCCACTTCAGTCATTACCTCTATTCAAACATTACTGGCCGTTCTAGTGGGCGGCTCAATTGCCAGACTTTATGATGGCACAGTCCAGCCAATGATTGCCGGCTTCTTCTTATGTGGGGCTGTGACCCTGTTTATTTTCCTAAAATTAAGAAACCAATCGTTAAAACAAAAATCAGAGTAA
- the hslU gene encoding ATP-dependent protease ATPase subunit HslU produces the protein MTTFSPREIVSELDRYIIGQKAAKRAVAIALRNRWRRQELSGEMKEEVLPKNILMIGPTGVGKTEISRRLAKLAGAPFVKVEATKFTEVGYVGRDVEQIIRDLMEISISLIREKKRNSVVSKAELSAEERVLDALVGATASDDTRQKFRKMLREGQLDDKEIEVDVLENQSSSMPSFEIPGMPGASMGMLNLGDILGGQFGQKTEKKKMPVSEALEVLSSDEAEKLLDEDSIIREAIENTEQTGIVFIDEIDKIAGRANRNSGEVSREGVQRDLLPLIEGCTVSTKYGNIKTDHILFIASGAFSIAKPSDLLPELQGRLPIRVELDALTEDDFKHILVEPDFSLIKQYVALLGTEDITLNFTDDGIAAIAKMSANINESVENIGARRLHTVLERVLDEISFDATDMPSTEVKIDADYVTKHIGNLADTSDLSKFIL, from the coding sequence ATGACAACTTTTTCACCACGTGAAATTGTATCGGAACTGGACCGTTATATTATCGGTCAGAAAGCCGCAAAACGCGCCGTTGCTATTGCCCTTAGAAACCGTTGGCGCAGACAGGAACTCAGCGGGGAAATGAAGGAAGAAGTTCTTCCAAAAAATATTCTTATGATCGGCCCGACCGGTGTTGGCAAAACGGAAATTTCAAGGCGACTGGCAAAACTGGCCGGTGCACCGTTTGTGAAAGTTGAAGCCACCAAATTCACAGAAGTCGGCTATGTGGGCCGAGATGTAGAGCAGATTATCCGTGATCTGATGGAAATATCCATCAGCCTGATCCGTGAGAAAAAAAGAAACAGTGTTGTCAGCAAAGCTGAATTATCAGCGGAAGAGCGCGTTCTTGATGCGCTGGTCGGGGCAACTGCGTCTGACGATACACGCCAGAAATTCAGAAAAATGCTGCGTGAAGGCCAGCTGGATGACAAGGAAATCGAAGTTGACGTTCTGGAAAATCAGAGCTCAAGCATGCCGTCCTTTGAAATTCCCGGCATGCCGGGTGCCAGTATGGGTATGTTAAATCTAGGTGATATTCTGGGTGGTCAGTTCGGTCAAAAAACCGAAAAGAAAAAAATGCCGGTATCAGAAGCACTAGAAGTGCTTTCCAGCGATGAAGCGGAAAAGCTGCTCGATGAAGACAGTATCATTCGCGAAGCCATCGAAAATACTGAACAGACCGGTATCGTGTTCATTGATGAGATAGATAAAATTGCTGGGCGGGCAAACCGAAACAGCGGTGAAGTCAGCCGTGAAGGTGTTCAGCGTGACCTGCTGCCACTTATTGAGGGATGTACGGTATCAACCAAGTATGGCAACATTAAAACCGATCATATATTATTTATTGCATCCGGAGCATTCTCCATTGCCAAACCATCAGACCTGCTGCCGGAATTACAAGGCCGCCTGCCAATCCGGGTTGAGTTGGATGCCCTTACTGAGGATGATTTCAAACATATTTTAGTGGAACCTGATTTCAGCCTGATTAAGCAGTATGTCGCCCTTCTAGGTACTGAGGACATTACACTGAATTTCACCGACGATGGTATTGCAGCCATTGCCAAAATGTCAGCAAATATTAACGAAAGTGTTGAAAATATTGGTGCACGAAGACTACATACTGTTCTCGAGCGAGTTCTGGATGAAATCAGTTTTGATGCGACGGATATGCCGTCAACAGAAGTTAAAATCGACGCCGACTATGTCACCAAACATATCGGTAATCTGGCAGATACGTCCGATTTGTCGAAATTTATTCTTTAG
- the hslV gene encoding ATP-dependent protease subunit HslV, which translates to MTDQPKGWRGTTILSVRKNDKVVVVGDGQVSLGNTVIKANARKVRRIGDGNVIAGFAGSTADAFALFERLEEKLERFNGQLTRACVEMAKDWRTDRYLRRLEAMMAVVDKDVSLILTGNGDVLEPSDGLIAIGSGGNYALAAAKALMDQDLDAEEIGKRALKIAAEICVYTNDNLTVETLEIK; encoded by the coding sequence ATGACAGATCAACCAAAAGGCTGGCGTGGTACAACTATTTTAAGCGTCCGCAAAAATGACAAAGTTGTCGTTGTTGGCGACGGTCAGGTATCGCTCGGAAACACGGTCATTAAGGCAAATGCCAGAAAAGTAAGACGAATTGGTGATGGTAATGTGATTGCCGGATTTGCGGGCTCAACAGCTGATGCCTTCGCGCTTTTTGAAAGACTGGAAGAAAAACTGGAACGCTTTAACGGTCAACTGACCCGTGCTTGTGTTGAAATGGCAAAAGACTGGCGTACCGACAGATATCTTCGCAGACTTGAAGCCATGATGGCTGTTGTTGACAAGGATGTATCCCTTATTCTTACTGGAAATGGTGATGTTTTGGAACCGTCAGACGGACTGATCGCCATTGGATCAGGGGGAAATTATGCCCTTGCAGCTGCGAAAGCGCTTATGGATCAGGATCTTGATGCAGAAGAAATCGGCAAGCGTGCTTTAAAGATCGCCGCCGAAATTTGCGTCTATACCAATGATAACCTGACCGTTGAAACACTAGAAATTAAATAA
- the hisB gene encoding imidazoleglycerol-phosphate dehydratase HisB, producing MRTATVKRTTKETSVSATVNLDGTGIYNVNTGIGFLDHMMEQLSRHSLIDLNLKAEGDTHIDFHHTTEDVGIVVGQAVAKALGDLRGITRYGNAIIPMDETCTRCSVDISGRPFIVFKVNFTRDKLGEMDTELFLEWFRAFAHGAGMTLHVENMYGENNHHIIESSYKALARAMRQAIEIDPRKSDAIPSTKGMLGDKTD from the coding sequence ATGCGCACAGCAACAGTAAAGCGCACGACCAAGGAAACATCTGTTTCTGCAACTGTAAATCTTGATGGTACCGGCATTTATAATGTTAATACCGGGATCGGATTTCTTGACCATATGATGGAACAGCTTTCCCGTCATAGTCTTATTGATCTGAACCTGAAAGCAGAAGGGGATACCCATATCGATTTCCATCATACAACAGAGGATGTCGGTATTGTCGTCGGTCAGGCTGTGGCTAAAGCGCTTGGCGATCTTCGCGGGATTACGCGCTATGGTAATGCGATCATTCCCATGGATGAAACATGTACCCGTTGTTCGGTTGATATTTCAGGGCGTCCTTTTATCGTATTCAAGGTTAATTTTACCCGCGATAAACTTGGGGAAATGGATACCGAATTATTCCTGGAATGGTTCCGCGCCTTTGCCCACGGGGCTGGCATGACACTACATGTGGAAAATATGTATGGTGAAAATAATCACCATATTATTGAAAGCTCTTATAAGGCATTGGCCCGTGCCATGCGTCAGGCGATTGAAATTGATCCGCGTAAATCGGATGCCATTCCCTCAACCAAGGGCATGCTTGGGGACAAGACAGACTAG
- the hisH gene encoding imidazole glycerol phosphate synthase subunit HisH produces the protein MKTVIIDYGSGNLRSAEKGTVRAAEGLDMDVLVTSSPEEVRKADRIILPGVGAFADCMKGLLSLDGMRDALEEAVIKETKPFLGICVGMQLLADAGLEHGRTEGLGWIGGTVEEIKSDTLKVPHMGWNDLIIDQGSHPVLKDIETGEHAYFVHSYFFKANDQKNVLAHVEYGGYISAVIGRENIIGTQFHPEKSQDLGLRLIRNFLKWAP, from the coding sequence ATGAAAACGGTCATTATCGATTACGGGTCCGGCAATCTTCGTTCAGCGGAAAAGGGAACAGTCCGGGCTGCCGAAGGGCTTGATATGGATGTGTTGGTCACATCGTCACCGGAAGAGGTTAGAAAAGCAGACAGAATTATTCTGCCGGGGGTAGGTGCCTTTGCCGATTGCATGAAAGGTCTCTTATCGCTGGACGGAATGAGAGATGCCCTTGAAGAAGCGGTGATAAAAGAGACGAAACCATTTCTTGGAATATGTGTCGGAATGCAGCTGCTTGCGGACGCGGGGCTTGAGCATGGTCGCACAGAAGGACTGGGTTGGATTGGCGGTACCGTCGAAGAAATAAAATCTGATACCCTTAAAGTACCCCATATGGGCTGGAATGATCTGATCATTGATCAGGGCAGCCATCCGGTGCTTAAAGACATTGAAACTGGTGAGCACGCTTATTTTGTTCATAGTTATTTTTTCAAGGCGAATGATCAAAAAAATGTCTTGGCCCATGTTGAATATGGCGGATATATTAGTGCGGTGATCGGGCGGGAAAATATAATAGGGACCCAGTTCCATCCGGAAAAAAGTCAGGACCTGGGACTTAGGCTGATCAGGAATTTTTTGAAATGGGCACCGTAG
- a CDS encoding GNAT family N-acetyltransferase, producing MNDLKKESKGPRLSVEEVKSLDNVDILELCETTRVAILTHEGFNWLTPPPEKTLESFWKGVFLIPERTLIIARMDGQIAGCCQLVRPPKNNEAGAFRGTIETFFLAPWARGHNLAKTMLQKAEDVAREKGCRTLECHMASDQQAAIAICEWIGMDRWGIKERYARINDVFVSGYYYSKNLDEV from the coding sequence ATGAATGATCTGAAAAAAGAAAGCAAAGGTCCCCGCCTTAGTGTTGAGGAAGTGAAATCCCTTGATAATGTGGATATTCTTGAGCTGTGTGAGACAACCCGCGTAGCCATTCTTACTCATGAGGGCTTTAACTGGTTGACCCCACCGCCTGAAAAAACACTGGAAAGTTTCTGGAAAGGGGTATTCCTGATTCCAGAACGAACATTGATTATTGCCCGTATGGATGGACAAATCGCCGGATGTTGTCAGCTGGTCAGGCCACCAAAAAATAACGAGGCAGGCGCTTTCCGTGGCACAATTGAGACATTTTTCCTAGCCCCCTGGGCAAGAGGCCATAATCTGGCAAAAACAATGCTGCAAAAAGCGGAGGATGTCGCCCGCGAAAAAGGGTGTCGAACATTAGAATGCCATATGGCCTCAGATCAGCAGGCCGCGATTGCCATCTGTGAATGGATCGGTATGGATCGTTGGGGCATTAAAGAACGTTACGCCCGGATCAATGATGTGTTTGTTTCCGGTTATTATTATTCAAAAAATTTGGACGAAGTATGA
- the hisA gene encoding 1-(5-phosphoribosyl)-5-[(5-phosphoribosylamino)methylideneamino]imidazole-4-carboxamide isomerase has product MILFPAIDLKDGNCVRLYKGEMDQATIFNNDPGDQAKKFADAGCEWLHIVDLNGAFAGRPVNGDAVASILENVNIPVQLGGGIRDLGTIQSWIEKGISRVILGTIALRDPDLVIAAAKKFPGKVAVGIDARNGMVAVEGWAETSDMSAVDLGKKFEDAGVTCIIYTDIDRDGTMQGLNVESTIALADALSIPVIASGGVASLDDLRQLKNAAANSIGTIEGAISGRALYDGSLDVKAALSLLKEEI; this is encoded by the coding sequence ATGATTTTATTTCCCGCCATCGATTTAAAGGATGGAAACTGTGTACGGCTTTACAAAGGTGAAATGGACCAGGCAACAATTTTTAATAATGATCCCGGTGATCAGGCAAAAAAATTTGCTGATGCAGGATGTGAATGGCTTCACATTGTTGACTTAAACGGCGCCTTTGCGGGGCGGCCGGTTAATGGTGATGCGGTGGCATCTATACTTGAAAATGTGAATATCCCGGTGCAGCTGGGCGGGGGGATACGTGATCTGGGAACCATTCAGTCCTGGATTGAAAAAGGAATTAGTCGGGTTATCCTGGGTACGATTGCGCTTCGTGATCCGGATCTGGTGATTGCGGCGGCAAAGAAGTTCCCGGGCAAAGTTGCCGTTGGGATTGATGCAAGAAATGGCATGGTTGCCGTGGAAGGCTGGGCAGAAACGTCTGATATGTCGGCGGTGGATCTGGGTAAGAAATTCGAAGATGCTGGTGTCACCTGTATCATCTATACGGATATTGACCGGGATGGCACTATGCAGGGACTTAATGTTGAAAGCACGATTGCTCTAGCAGATGCACTTTCCATTCCTGTTATTGCTTCAGGTGGCGTGGCCTCGCTCGACGATCTTCGCCAACTGAAAAATGCCGCTGCTAATTCAATCGGGACAATTGAAGGGGCAATTTCAGGGCGTGCCCTTTATGACGGCAGCCTTGATGTAAAGGCGGCACTTTCCTTGCTTAAGGAAGAGATCTGA
- the hisF gene encoding imidazole glycerol phosphate synthase subunit HisF, translating to MLKARVIPCLDVKDGRVVKGVNFVGLRDAGDPVEQAKIYDAAGADELCFLDITASSDNRSIILDVVRQTAEQCFMPLTVGGGVRNEDDVRNLLLAGADKVSVMTAAVNRPELVRELAEKFGSQCIVVAIDAKSVGPDKYEVFTHGGRNPTGIDAVEYAKLVASYGAGEILLTSMDRDGTKSGFNIELTRAIADSVSIPVIASGGVGTLEHMVEGIRDGHATAVLAASIFHFGEYSIEECKKYMAAAGIEVRI from the coding sequence ATGCTTAAAGCGCGTGTCATTCCCTGCCTTGATGTCAAAGATGGCCGTGTGGTCAAGGGCGTTAATTTTGTCGGCCTGCGGGATGCGGGTGACCCGGTAGAGCAGGCAAAAATTTATGATGCTGCGGGGGCAGACGAGCTCTGCTTTCTTGATATTACGGCATCCAGCGATAATCGTTCCATCATTCTTGATGTGGTTCGTCAAACCGCAGAGCAGTGTTTTATGCCGCTTACAGTGGGTGGTGGTGTCAGAAACGAGGATGACGTCAGAAACCTTCTCCTTGCCGGGGCAGATAAAGTCTCAGTGATGACGGCAGCTGTTAACAGGCCGGAACTGGTTCGCGAACTTGCTGAAAAATTCGGGTCACAATGTATTGTCGTCGCCATAGATGCCAAGTCGGTCGGCCCCGATAAATACGAGGTCTTTACCCATGGTGGCAGAAATCCGACAGGAATTGATGCGGTTGAATATGCCAAGCTGGTGGCATCATATGGGGCAGGAGAAATATTGCTGACTTCAATGGACCGGGACGGGACAAAAAGCGGTTTTAATATTGAACTGACCCGCGCTATAGCGGATAGTGTCAGTATCCCGGTAATTGCGTCCGGGGGTGTCGGCACGCTTGAACATATGGTTGAAGGCATTAGGGACGGTCATGCGACAGCGGTTCTTGCGGCTTCGATTTTCCACTTCGGCGAATATAGTATTGAGGAATGCAAAAAATATATGGCGGCGGCAGGTATAGAGGTAAGGATTTAA
- a CDS encoding phosphoribosyl-ATP diphosphatase, with the protein MTEKRDILEKLATVIDSRKGADISKSYVAGLFAKGRKKITQKVGEEAVELCIAAAHNDRAEAISESADLLFHMMVLWSELGIKSDDVYDELLRREGLSGIEEKKARRGFTDGL; encoded by the coding sequence ATGACTGAAAAGAGAGATATTCTGGAAAAATTGGCAACCGTGATTGATAGCCGAAAAGGGGCCGATATCAGTAAAAGCTATGTTGCGGGCCTTTTTGCAAAGGGAAGAAAAAAAATCACTCAGAAAGTTGGTGAGGAAGCGGTTGAGCTTTGTATTGCCGCAGCTCATAATGACCGTGCGGAAGCCATTTCTGAATCAGCCGATTTGCTTTTTCACATGATGGTGCTTTGGTCCGAACTGGGCATTAAATCTGATGATGTTTATGATGAACTGCTGCGTCGTGAGGGGCTTTCCGGAATTGAGGAGAAGAAAGCAAGAAGAGGGTTTACCGATGGCTTATGA
- a CDS encoding histidine triad nucleotide-binding protein produces MAYDQNNVFAKILRGEIPCAKIYEDEFALAFNDINAQAPVHVLVIPKGDYISMADFSANASAELMTGFFRAVGETARLLGLESDGYRLIANTGSNAHQEVPHLHFHILSGKKLGPMLSR; encoded by the coding sequence ATGGCTTATGATCAGAATAACGTCTTTGCAAAGATCTTAAGGGGCGAAATTCCCTGCGCTAAAATCTATGAAGATGAATTTGCGCTTGCTTTTAATGATATTAATGCCCAGGCGCCGGTTCATGTGCTGGTCATTCCAAAAGGCGACTATATCAGCATGGCTGATTTCAGTGCCAATGCTTCCGCCGAGCTTATGACCGGTTTTTTCCGTGCTGTAGGAGAAACAGCACGGTTATTAGGGCTGGAAAGTGACGGATACAGGCTCATTGCCAATACCGGCAGTAATGCCCATCAGGAAGTGCCCCATCTGCATTTTCATATTTTAAGCGGCAAAAAACTCGGCCCCATGCTTTCCCGGTAA
- a CDS encoding adenosine kinase: MAHKYDVLGIGNAIVDILIHVEDDFLKSENLVKGSMQLVNEQEAAAIYAKLGQCIECSGGSAANTIAGLASLGVNTSYIGKIRDDQLGLVFRHDIAALGTSFKTSSAPDGPATAHCLVLVTPDAERTMCTYLGACVNLTEADIDEDTVRSSKISYLEGYLWDPEPAKAAFRKAIKIAHDAGNKVSLSLSDPFCVDRHYEEFLHLVKDGVDILFANEDEIKMLYKTDNINEAAQLVQRDCDIAAITCGAAGCIVINQDEIGHVQGHRVEKLVDTTGAGDLFASGFLYGLTNGRSIGECGALGNLIAGEVITHLGARPDIDLKTFVEQNA; this comes from the coding sequence ATGGCGCATAAATATGATGTTTTGGGTATTGGCAATGCGATTGTTGATATCTTAATCCATGTGGAAGATGATTTCTTAAAATCGGAAAATCTTGTAAAAGGAAGTATGCAGCTCGTTAATGAGCAGGAAGCAGCGGCAATATATGCAAAACTGGGTCAGTGTATTGAGTGTTCCGGTGGTTCTGCCGCGAATACTATAGCAGGACTTGCCTCATTAGGTGTTAACACATCCTATATCGGCAAAATTCGTGATGACCAGCTGGGTCTTGTTTTTCGCCATGATATTGCCGCTCTTGGGACAAGCTTTAAGACTAGCTCGGCACCGGACGGGCCGGCCACAGCCCATTGCCTCGTGCTTGTCACACCGGACGCTGAAAGAACAATGTGTACCTATCTTGGTGCATGCGTCAATTTAACGGAAGCTGACATTGATGAGGACACAGTTCGTTCTTCAAAAATATCCTACCTCGAAGGATATCTCTGGGACCCGGAACCCGCAAAAGCAGCCTTTAGAAAAGCCATTAAAATTGCCCATGACGCAGGCAACAAAGTGTCTTTGAGCCTTTCTGACCCGTTCTGCGTCGATCGTCACTATGAGGAATTTCTGCATCTTGTAAAGGATGGTGTCGATATACTGTTTGCCAATGAAGATGAAATTAAAATGCTTTATAAAACGGATAATATCAATGAAGCGGCACAGTTGGTTCAAAGGGACTGTGATATAGCGGCTATTACATGCGGTGCAGCAGGTTGCATTGTTATCAATCAGGATGAAATCGGCCATGTCCAGGGACACCGGGTTGAAAAACTTGTAGATACCACTGGTGCCGGAGACCTTTTCGCCTCGGGCTTTTTATACGGACTGACCAATGGGAGAAGCATTGGTGAATGTGGTGCGCTTGGTAATCTTATCGCGGGAGAAGTGATTACCCATCTTGGCGCAAGACCGGATATTGATCTTAAGACATTTGTTGAACAGAATGCTTGA